The Actinomadura sp. WMMB 499 genome includes a window with the following:
- a CDS encoding DNA polymerase Y family protein: MSRVLVVWCPDWPVTAVGIDAAAPGAAVTGGRVAACSAAARAEGVRRGQALRDAQRRCPGLAVRDRDPDAEGRAFETVVAAVAELTPKVEVVRPGLLAVPVRGAARFYGGEAALRVLLQDTVVEAGHDCGAGIADGLFAAELAARAGNGGVVVPEGGAAAFLAPYSPAVLCRPDLAELLWRLGIRTLGAFAALPAGRVAARFGADGALAHRLARGEEPRPLAAVEGAGDLAVHTLFEPPAERADRVVFTAKRLADELHAGLAAAGAACVRLEVAVEFADGRESRRLWRHDGRLSALAVADRVRWQLSAWRPAPDGAEDGASDGAVWGGVVRLDLLPDQLVPDTGRQEALWGRVTDPVARAADRVQALLGHRAITRPVLTGGRGPAEQVAKVPVGDLPPGGGPDGPWPGRLAAPAPAVVPADPVPARLLDAAGADVVVSARGAVSAPPAALALGDGPVAVAAWAGPWPADERWWDPERARRRARFQVVTEDGAAYLVTVEGGRWHVEAAYD, from the coding sequence GTGAGCCGGGTGCTGGTCGTGTGGTGCCCGGACTGGCCGGTCACGGCGGTCGGGATCGACGCGGCCGCGCCGGGGGCGGCCGTCACGGGCGGGCGGGTGGCGGCGTGCTCGGCGGCGGCGCGGGCCGAAGGCGTGCGGCGCGGGCAGGCGCTCCGGGACGCGCAGCGGCGCTGCCCCGGCCTGGCCGTGCGGGACCGGGACCCCGACGCCGAGGGGCGCGCGTTCGAGACGGTCGTCGCGGCGGTGGCGGAGCTGACGCCCAAGGTGGAGGTGGTGCGGCCGGGGCTGCTCGCGGTGCCGGTGCGGGGCGCCGCGCGGTTCTACGGCGGCGAGGCGGCGCTGCGGGTCCTGCTGCAGGACACCGTGGTCGAGGCCGGGCACGACTGCGGCGCCGGGATCGCCGACGGGCTGTTCGCCGCGGAGCTCGCGGCGCGGGCCGGGAACGGCGGGGTGGTCGTGCCGGAGGGCGGCGCGGCGGCGTTCCTGGCGCCCTACTCCCCGGCGGTCCTGTGCCGTCCCGACCTGGCGGAGCTGCTGTGGCGGCTCGGGATCCGGACGCTCGGGGCGTTCGCGGCGCTGCCCGCGGGACGCGTCGCGGCGCGGTTCGGGGCGGACGGCGCGCTCGCGCACCGGCTCGCGCGGGGCGAGGAGCCGCGGCCGCTCGCGGCAGTGGAGGGCGCCGGCGACCTGGCCGTGCACACGCTGTTCGAGCCGCCCGCGGAGCGGGCCGACCGGGTGGTGTTCACGGCGAAGCGGCTGGCGGACGAGCTGCACGCGGGGCTCGCGGCGGCCGGGGCGGCGTGCGTCCGGCTGGAGGTCGCGGTGGAGTTCGCGGACGGGCGGGAGTCGCGGCGGCTGTGGCGGCACGACGGGCGGCTGTCGGCGCTCGCGGTCGCCGACCGGGTGCGGTGGCAGCTGTCGGCGTGGCGCCCCGCCCCGGACGGCGCGGAGGACGGCGCCTCCGACGGGGCGGTGTGGGGCGGGGTCGTGCGGCTCGATCTCCTGCCGGACCAGCTCGTCCCGGACACGGGCCGGCAGGAGGCGCTCTGGGGGCGGGTCACCGATCCGGTGGCGCGGGCGGCCGACCGGGTGCAGGCGCTGCTGGGGCACCGGGCGATCACCCGGCCGGTGCTGACCGGCGGCCGCGGGCCCGCCGAGCAGGTGGCGAAGGTCCCGGTCGGGGACCTGCCGCCGGGCGGCGGGCCGGACGGTCCGTGGCCCGGACGGCTCGCGGCGCCCGCACCGGCGGTCGTCCCCGCCGACCCGGTGCCGGCGCGGCTGCTGGACGCGGCGGGCGCGGACGTCGTGGTGTCGGCGCGCGGCGCGGTCTCGGCGCCGCCCGCCGCCCTCGCCCTCGGGGACGGCCCGGTCGCCGTGGCGGCGTGGGCGGGTCCGTGGCCCGCGGACGAGCGCTGGTGGGATCCCGAGCGGGCGCGGCGCCGGGCCCGGTTCCAGGTCGTCACCGAGGACGGCGCCGCCTACCTGGTCACCGTCGAGGGCGGCCGCTGGCACGTGGAGGCGGCATATGACTGA
- a CDS encoding error-prone DNA polymerase: MTGWYNPPEPWRVLEERLSWRPKAPKPPEPEPERAVPRLVEGGVPWAELHCHSSFSFLDGASDPAALVAEAARRGVATMAITDHDGMYGAVRFAEAAREAGVATVFGAELGLGAPGPRAGAPDPAGRHLLVLARGPEGYARLCGTITRAQLAGGRKGRPVYDEEALAGAHGGAWAVLTGCRKGPVPAALEAGGPDAAERELRRLAEVFGRENVFAELIDHGMPDDDERCDVLADVAARVGVGVVASNNVHHAAPGADARLAQALSAVRSRRSLDGMEGWLAASGAAHVRSGREMAARLARFPGVRERTVELARECAFDFHVVAPRLPEWPVPGGHTEASWLRRLATAGARERYGPPEAERVAGAHAQIARELDVIEGLGFPGYFLIVHDIVEFCRNRGILCQGRGSAANSAVCYALGITGVDAVRHGLLFERFLSPGRDGPPDIDLDIEHRRREEVIQYVYGKYGRERTAQVANVISYRPRMAVRDAARALGFSPGQQDAWSKSVDSRDPVGTENRIPAPVRELAGRMLDLPRHLGIHSGGMVIADRPVGEVCPIEWATMPGRSVLQWDKDDCAAAGLVKFDLLGLGMLAALHDTFDLVAAHHGRRFDLQSVPAEDPAVYDMLCDADSVGVFQVESRAQMATLPRLRPREFYDLVVEVALIRPGPIQGGSVHPYLRRRKNLEPATCPHPLMEKALARTLGVPLFQEQMMQLAVDCAGFTPQESDQLRQAMGAKRAPERVERLRRRLLDGMAERGIPPDVAEDVYEKILGFTGYGFPESHAQSFAHLVYASAYLKRHYPAAFTAALLANQPMGFYSPNSLLSDARRHGVEVRGVDVNASDVHPTLEEPVEVRSDHPHAPGEPQPAIRLGLDGVRDLGAEPARAIAAGRPYTGMEDLARRVPLSQGALEALATAGAFGCFGLSRREALWAAGALAGAGPGQLEGIAPGTDAPALPAMTPIEETLADLWATGVSGTHPVAHVRAALDELGALPAERLGGVRSETNVLVAGLVTHRQRPPTAGGIVFLSLEDETGIANVICPPQVFERHRALAVDAQALLVSGRLERADGVANIRAHRLRRLPVAGRVRSRDFR, from the coding sequence ATGACCGGCTGGTACAACCCGCCGGAGCCGTGGCGGGTGCTGGAGGAGCGGCTCTCCTGGCGGCCGAAGGCGCCGAAGCCGCCCGAGCCCGAACCGGAACGGGCCGTCCCGCGGCTGGTCGAGGGCGGGGTCCCGTGGGCGGAGCTGCACTGCCACTCGTCGTTCAGCTTCCTGGACGGTGCGAGCGACCCCGCGGCGCTGGTCGCGGAGGCGGCGCGGCGGGGCGTCGCGACGATGGCGATCACCGACCACGACGGGATGTACGGGGCGGTGCGCTTCGCGGAGGCGGCGCGGGAGGCGGGGGTGGCGACGGTGTTCGGCGCGGAGCTGGGCCTGGGCGCGCCGGGGCCGCGCGCCGGGGCGCCCGATCCGGCGGGACGGCACCTGCTGGTGCTCGCGCGGGGCCCGGAGGGGTACGCGCGGCTGTGCGGGACGATCACGCGGGCGCAGCTCGCGGGCGGCCGCAAGGGACGTCCGGTGTACGACGAGGAGGCGCTCGCCGGCGCGCACGGGGGCGCGTGGGCGGTGCTGACGGGATGCCGCAAGGGGCCGGTCCCGGCGGCGCTCGAGGCGGGCGGGCCGGACGCGGCCGAACGGGAGCTGCGGCGGCTCGCCGAGGTGTTCGGGCGCGAGAACGTGTTCGCCGAGCTGATCGACCACGGGATGCCGGACGACGACGAGCGGTGCGACGTCCTCGCGGACGTCGCGGCCCGCGTGGGGGTGGGCGTGGTGGCGTCCAACAACGTGCACCACGCGGCGCCGGGCGCGGACGCGCGGCTGGCGCAGGCACTCTCCGCCGTCCGGTCCCGGCGGAGCCTGGACGGCATGGAGGGGTGGCTGGCGGCGTCGGGCGCGGCGCACGTGCGCAGCGGGCGCGAGATGGCGGCGCGGCTGGCGCGGTTCCCGGGCGTCCGGGAGCGGACGGTCGAGCTGGCGCGGGAGTGCGCGTTCGACTTCCACGTCGTCGCGCCGCGCCTGCCCGAGTGGCCGGTGCCGGGCGGGCACACCGAGGCGAGCTGGCTGCGGCGGCTCGCGACGGCGGGGGCGCGGGAGCGGTACGGGCCGCCGGAGGCGGAGCGGGTGGCGGGTGCGCACGCGCAGATCGCGCGGGAGCTGGACGTCATCGAGGGGCTCGGCTTCCCCGGGTACTTCCTGATCGTGCACGACATCGTGGAGTTCTGCCGGAACCGGGGCATCCTGTGCCAGGGCCGGGGATCGGCCGCGAACTCGGCGGTCTGCTACGCGCTCGGCATCACGGGCGTGGACGCGGTGCGGCACGGGCTGCTGTTCGAGCGGTTCCTGTCACCGGGACGGGACGGTCCGCCCGACATCGACCTCGACATCGAGCACCGGCGCCGCGAGGAGGTCATCCAGTACGTCTACGGGAAGTACGGGCGGGAGCGCACTGCGCAGGTCGCGAACGTCATCAGCTACCGGCCGCGCATGGCGGTGCGGGACGCTGCGCGCGCGCTGGGGTTCTCGCCCGGACAGCAGGACGCGTGGTCGAAGAGCGTCGACTCGCGCGACCCGGTCGGCACCGAGAACCGCATCCCCGCGCCCGTCCGGGAGCTGGCGGGGCGCATGCTCGACCTGCCCCGGCACCTCGGCATCCACTCGGGCGGGATGGTGATCGCGGACCGGCCCGTCGGCGAGGTGTGCCCGATCGAGTGGGCGACGATGCCGGGCCGCAGCGTCCTGCAGTGGGACAAGGACGACTGCGCCGCCGCGGGACTCGTGAAGTTCGACCTGCTCGGCCTCGGGATGCTCGCCGCGCTGCACGACACGTTCGACCTCGTCGCCGCGCACCACGGGCGCCGGTTCGACCTGCAGTCCGTCCCGGCGGAGGACCCGGCGGTGTACGACATGCTGTGCGACGCCGACTCGGTCGGGGTGTTCCAGGTGGAGTCGCGCGCGCAGATGGCGACGCTTCCCCGGCTGCGCCCCAGGGAGTTCTACGACCTCGTCGTGGAGGTGGCGCTGATCCGCCCGGGGCCGATCCAGGGCGGGTCCGTCCACCCGTATCTGCGTCGCCGCAAGAACCTGGAACCCGCGACGTGCCCGCATCCGCTGATGGAGAAGGCCCTCGCGCGCACACTGGGCGTCCCCTTGTTCCAGGAGCAGATGATGCAGCTCGCGGTGGACTGCGCGGGGTTCACGCCGCAGGAGTCCGATCAGCTGCGGCAGGCGATGGGCGCCAAGCGCGCGCCGGAGCGGGTCGAGCGGCTGCGGCGCCGCCTGCTGGACGGCATGGCCGAGCGCGGCATCCCGCCGGACGTCGCCGAGGACGTCTACGAGAAGATCCTCGGCTTCACCGGTTACGGGTTCCCCGAGTCGCACGCGCAGAGCTTCGCGCACCTGGTGTACGCGAGCGCCTACCTGAAGCGCCACTATCCGGCGGCGTTCACGGCCGCCCTGCTGGCGAACCAGCCGATGGGTTTCTACTCGCCGAACAGCCTCCTGTCGGACGCCCGGCGGCACGGTGTCGAGGTGCGGGGGGTGGACGTCAACGCCAGCGACGTCCACCCCACCCTCGAAGAGCCCGTGGAGGTCCGTTCGGACCATCCGCACGCGCCGGGCGAGCCGCAGCCCGCGATCCGGCTCGGCCTGGACGGCGTCCGCGACCTCGGCGCGGAGCCGGCGCGGGCGATCGCGGCGGGCCGCCCGTACACGGGCATGGAGGATCTGGCGCGGCGCGTCCCGCTGTCCCAGGGTGCGCTGGAGGCGCTCGCCACGGCGGGCGCGTTCGGCTGCTTCGGGCTGTCGCGGCGGGAGGCGCTGTGGGCGGCGGGCGCCCTGGCGGGCGCCGGCCCCGGGCAGCTCGAGGGGATCGCGCCCGGCACCGACGCGCCCGCGCTGCCCGCGATGACCCCGATCGAGGAGACCCTCGCCGACCTGTGGGCCACCGGCGTGTCGGGCACGCACCCCGTCGCGCACGTCCGCGCCGCCCTCGACGAGCTGGGCGCGCTGCCGGCCGAACGGCTCGGCGGCGTCCGGAGCGAGACGAACGTGCTGGTCGCGGGACTCGTGACGCACCGGCAGCGGCCGCCGACCGCCGGCGGGATCGTGTTCCTCAGCCTGGAGGACGAGACCGGCATCGCCAACGTGATCTGCCCGCCGCAGGTGTTCGAGCGGCACCGGGCGCTGGCCGTGGACGCGCAGGCGCTGCTGGTGAGCGGCCGGCTGGAGCGCGCCGACGGCGTGGCGAACATCCGCGCGCACCGGCTGCGGCGGCTGCCGGTCGCGGGCCGCGTCCGCTCCCGCGACTTCCGCTGA
- a CDS encoding protein kinase: MASQGPQPPTPDPADPERVGPYRIESRIGRGGMGAVYLGRAPDGRPVAVKVVRPDLADDPRFLARFHGEAANAARVASFCTAQVLDHGTEDGVAYLVTEYIEGPTLRERISSDGPLSPAMLHGVAIGVATALVAIHRAGLVHRDLKPGNVLLSITGPRVIDFGIARALDETDHHTGTGQLIGTPGWIAPEQITAEAITPAADVFAWGCLVGYAATGNNPFGRGSFELLSARVLHAEPSLGNLPEPLDGLVRAALAKEAAHRPTARDLLLALAGGDSDADAATALDARPVPAPRDGFPAGLPDAPHDTAHGTAHTVPPTVPPTLPSARTTGSAGSTGSSGSAGTSAHHLPELPPLAPVEYVPPPVPPPFPEREPPRRGRALAVVAAVALVGAAAGFGVREWRSSLPPDDPLLVAIGLDRGCADAIGLHTPGADDPERLVSEVWCVRNPQWSPDHARIAFTRSDSDSRSAWVMNHDGSGLRKVADTAGESTAWTPDGEGLSYVGERDGREGIFTVAVGTGKTEPVATVREGDARFHEPAWSSKGLLAFSHQAEEGPPRVHVLDPDAPEQWRAVTPDGVDARAPAWSPDGSTIAYSALEPGLRDGGPEERDIWLINATGTPNRRELEVPGSTDRPTWSPDGRWICYVRDGEDVRAARTDGDDDRSLTPEGDAGTLGTPDWS; encoded by the coding sequence ATGGCGAGCCAGGGACCGCAGCCCCCGACACCCGATCCCGCCGACCCCGAGCGGGTCGGCCCGTACCGGATCGAGTCGCGGATCGGGCGGGGCGGGATGGGCGCGGTCTACCTCGGCCGCGCGCCGGACGGCCGTCCCGTCGCGGTGAAGGTCGTCCGGCCGGACCTGGCGGACGACCCGCGCTTCCTCGCCCGCTTCCACGGCGAGGCCGCCAACGCCGCCCGCGTCGCCTCGTTCTGCACCGCGCAGGTCCTCGACCACGGCACCGAGGACGGCGTCGCCTACCTGGTCACCGAGTACATCGAGGGCCCGACGCTGCGCGAACGCATCTCCTCCGACGGGCCGCTGTCCCCCGCGATGCTGCACGGCGTCGCGATCGGCGTCGCCACCGCGCTCGTCGCGATCCACCGCGCCGGGCTGGTCCACCGCGACCTCAAGCCCGGCAACGTGCTGCTGTCCATCACCGGGCCGCGCGTCATCGACTTCGGCATCGCCCGCGCGCTCGACGAGACCGACCACCACACCGGCACCGGGCAGCTCATCGGGACGCCCGGCTGGATCGCCCCCGAGCAGATCACCGCGGAGGCGATCACCCCCGCGGCCGACGTGTTCGCCTGGGGCTGCCTCGTCGGCTACGCCGCCACCGGGAACAACCCGTTCGGCCGCGGGTCGTTCGAGCTGCTGTCCGCGCGCGTCCTGCACGCCGAGCCCAGCCTCGGGAACCTGCCGGAGCCGCTCGACGGGCTCGTCCGCGCCGCGCTCGCCAAGGAAGCCGCGCACCGCCCGACCGCCCGCGACCTGCTGCTCGCGCTCGCCGGGGGCGACAGCGACGCCGACGCGGCCACCGCGCTCGACGCCCGTCCCGTCCCCGCGCCCCGCGACGGGTTCCCGGCCGGGCTCCCGGACGCACCGCACGACACGGCGCACGGCACGGCGCACACGGTCCCGCCGACCGTGCCGCCCACCCTGCCGTCCGCCCGGACCACCGGGAGCGCGGGAAGCACCGGGAGCTCGGGAAGCGCCGGAACGAGCGCGCACCACCTGCCCGAGCTGCCGCCGCTCGCCCCGGTCGAGTACGTCCCGCCGCCCGTCCCGCCGCCGTTCCCGGAGCGGGAACCGCCGCGGCGCGGGCGGGCGCTCGCCGTGGTCGCGGCCGTCGCGCTCGTCGGGGCGGCGGCGGGCTTCGGGGTGCGGGAGTGGCGGTCGTCGCTGCCGCCGGACGACCCGCTGCTCGTCGCGATCGGCCTGGACCGGGGCTGCGCCGACGCGATCGGGCTGCACACCCCCGGCGCGGACGATCCGGAGCGGCTCGTCTCCGAGGTGTGGTGCGTCCGGAACCCGCAGTGGTCCCCCGACCACGCGCGGATCGCCTTCACCCGCTCCGACTCCGACAGCCGGTCGGCGTGGGTGATGAACCACGACGGCTCGGGCCTGCGGAAGGTCGCGGACACGGCCGGCGAGTCGACGGCGTGGACCCCGGACGGCGAGGGGCTGTCCTACGTCGGCGAGCGGGACGGACGCGAGGGGATCTTCACCGTCGCGGTCGGGACCGGGAAGACCGAGCCGGTGGCGACGGTGCGGGAGGGCGACGCCCGGTTCCACGAGCCGGCGTGGTCGTCCAAGGGCCTGCTGGCGTTCTCCCATCAGGCGGAGGAGGGCCCGCCGCGCGTCCACGTGCTCGACCCGGACGCGCCCGAGCAATGGCGGGCGGTGACCCCGGACGGCGTCGACGCGCGGGCGCCCGCGTGGTCCCCGGACGGCTCCACGATCGCCTACAGCGCGCTGGAGCCCGGCCTCCGGGACGGCGGCCCGGAGGAGCGGGACATCTGGCTCATCAACGCGACCGGGACGCCGAACCGCCGCGAGCTCGAGGTGCCGGGCAGCACCGACCGCCCCACCTGGTCGCCGGACGGGCGGTGGATCTGCTACGTGCGCGACGGTGAGGACGTCCGGGCGGCCCGCACCGACGGCGACGACGACCGCTCGCTCACCCCGGAAGGCGACGCCGGGACGCTCGGCACGCCCGACTGGTCGTGA
- a CDS encoding Ppx/GppA phosphatase family protein produces MRLGVLDVGSNTVHLLVVDAHRGARPLPAYSHKADLRLAAHLEDGDRLSKQGEKLLREFVDEALRIAEDKGVEDLVAFATSAVRDASNGEEVLARLRDEKEVGIEALSGEDEARLTFLAVRRWFGWSSGRLLVVDIGGGSLEIAAGIDEEPDAAYSLPLGAGRLTRDWFTGDPPPADEVRKLRRHVRAEIARRIGDITRYGPPDHAVATSKTFKQLARIGGAAATSEGPFQRRVLSGENLTEWADRLARMPADERAELPGVSERRAEQLAAGAIVADAAMDLFGLTELEVCPWALREGVILERLDAITAP; encoded by the coding sequence ATGAGACTCGGCGTGCTGGACGTGGGCTCGAACACCGTCCATCTGCTCGTGGTGGACGCCCACCGGGGGGCCCGCCCGCTCCCCGCGTACTCCCACAAGGCGGACCTGCGGCTCGCCGCGCACCTGGAGGACGGCGACCGGCTGTCCAAGCAGGGCGAGAAACTGCTGCGCGAGTTCGTCGACGAGGCTCTGCGGATCGCCGAGGACAAGGGCGTCGAGGACCTCGTCGCGTTCGCCACCTCGGCCGTGCGCGACGCCTCGAACGGCGAGGAGGTCCTGGCCCGGCTCCGGGACGAGAAGGAGGTGGGCATCGAGGCGCTGTCCGGGGAGGACGAGGCGCGGCTGACCTTCCTCGCGGTCCGCCGCTGGTTCGGCTGGTCCTCCGGGCGGCTGCTGGTCGTCGACATCGGCGGCGGCTCCCTGGAGATCGCCGCCGGCATCGACGAGGAGCCCGACGCCGCGTACTCCCTCCCGCTCGGCGCGGGCCGCCTCACCCGCGACTGGTTCACCGGCGACCCGCCGCCCGCCGACGAGGTGCGCAAGCTGCGCCGGCACGTCCGCGCGGAGATCGCCCGGCGTATCGGCGACATCACCCGCTACGGGCCGCCCGACCACGCGGTCGCGACGTCCAAGACGTTCAAGCAGCTCGCCCGCATCGGCGGCGCCGCGGCGACCTCCGAAGGACCGTTCCAGCGGCGGGTGCTGAGCGGGGAGAACCTCACCGAGTGGGCCGACCGGCTCGCCCGGATGCCCGCCGACGAGCGCGCCGAGCTGCCCGGCGTGTCCGAGCGGCGCGCCGAGCAGCTCGCCGCGGGCGCGATCGTCGCCGACGCCGCCATGGACCTGTTCGGCCTCACCGAGCTCGAGGTGTGCCCGTGGGCGCTGCGCGAGGGCGTCATCCTGGAGCGCCTCGACGCCATCACCGCCCCCTGA
- a CDS encoding PH domain-containing protein, translating to MAEREWRVPFAQVAAKWAATAAAAVLAAASAGDRQFLLLAGAAAIGLAALALRDVLAPVRVAADTGAVTVVAGYAGRRRIPWDEVAAVRVDERRRLLLHTRLLEIETADDLHLFSRFDLGAEVDDVAAALGELRHGSSAGVG from the coding sequence ATGGCCGAACGGGAATGGCGCGTGCCCTTCGCGCAGGTCGCGGCCAAGTGGGCCGCCACCGCGGCGGCCGCGGTTCTGGCCGCCGCCTCGGCCGGGGACCGCCAGTTCCTGCTGCTCGCGGGCGCGGCGGCGATCGGGCTGGCGGCGCTGGCGCTGCGGGACGTGCTCGCCCCGGTCCGGGTCGCGGCCGACACCGGCGCCGTGACCGTGGTGGCCGGGTACGCGGGCCGCCGCCGGATCCCGTGGGACGAGGTCGCGGCCGTCCGGGTGGACGAGCGGCGGCGGCTGCTGCTGCACACCCGGCTGCTGGAGATCGAGACGGCCGACGACCTGCACCTGTTCAGCCGGTTCGACCTCGGCGCGGAGGTCGACGACGTCGCCGCCGCGCTCGGCGAGCTGCGTCACGGAAGCTCGGCGGGCGTCGGGTAG
- a CDS encoding ribokinase has translation MWEVVVVGSVNADLVVGVDRRPAPGETVLGTDLVVHPGGKGANQAVAAARLGGRTGIVGRVGDDAHAGLLRDALAADGVDLAHLASAPGPSGVALITVGPDGDNSIIVSPGANARLAPADIAAAREMIAGAAVVSFQLEVPLPAVQAAARTAAEAGGRIVLNLSPPAPVPADLLALCDPLVVNEHEAAYLLGGGEPGDPAATAGALLRRGPRSVVVTLGADGVLVADASGTTAVPSPKVEAVDTTGAGDAFTAALCLRLARGDALRDAAAYAARAGAAAVRKPGAQPSYPTPAELP, from the coding sequence ATGTGGGAAGTCGTCGTCGTCGGCTCGGTCAACGCCGACCTGGTGGTCGGGGTGGACCGGCGGCCCGCGCCGGGGGAGACCGTCCTCGGCACCGACCTCGTCGTCCATCCGGGCGGCAAGGGCGCGAACCAGGCGGTCGCCGCCGCCCGGCTCGGCGGCCGGACCGGCATCGTCGGCCGGGTGGGCGACGACGCCCACGCCGGCCTGCTGCGGGACGCGCTCGCCGCCGACGGCGTCGACCTCGCCCACCTGGCGTCGGCGCCCGGCCCGAGCGGCGTCGCGCTGATCACCGTCGGCCCGGACGGCGACAACAGCATCATCGTGTCGCCGGGGGCCAACGCCCGGCTCGCCCCCGCCGACATCGCCGCCGCCCGCGAGATGATCGCGGGCGCGGCGGTGGTGTCGTTCCAGCTGGAGGTGCCGCTCCCGGCGGTGCAGGCGGCGGCCCGCACGGCCGCGGAGGCGGGCGGCCGGATCGTGCTGAACCTGTCGCCGCCCGCGCCCGTCCCCGCCGACCTGCTCGCGCTGTGCGACCCGCTCGTCGTCAACGAGCACGAGGCCGCGTACCTGCTCGGCGGTGGCGAACCGGGCGACCCCGCCGCGACGGCCGGGGCGCTGCTGCGCCGCGGCCCCCGCTCCGTCGTCGTCACCCTCGGCGCCGACGGCGTGCTGGTCGCCGACGCGTCCGGCACGACGGCCGTCCCGTCCCCGAAGGTCGAGGCCGTGGACACCACCGGCGCGGGCGACGCGTTCACCGCCGCGCTCTGCCTGCGGCTGGCGCGCGGCGACGCCCTGCGCGACGCGGCCGCGTACGCCGCCCGCGCGGGCGCCGCGGCCGTCCGCAAGCCCGGCGCGCAGCCGTCCTACCCGACGCCCGCCGAGCTTCCGTGA
- a CDS encoding LacI family DNA-binding transcriptional regulator: MAGVKDVARVAGVSVATVSRVLNDSARVTAETRARVLAAVEQLGYRPNAVARSLRTDTTRTVGLVIGDILNPFFTELARAVEDEARGAGYSVVIGNADERPERQDHYVRTLLEQRVDGLLLCPTAEVTPLVRDVVRDGGPLVFLDRTLPGLDVPAVRADGTAAIGELVGHLVRLGRRRIAFVSGPALLSTGRERTAAFTAALRAHGLPVRPGYLQAGDFQAASGRAGAARLLDLPEPPEAIFAGDNLMALGALDEIRARGLAIPGDVALASYDDVPWFAHLDPPVTAIGQPVQELGRRAVRALLDRIDGRPVEPVVLDARLVVRRSCGEPAVAGSDETAPAPVKVAIRENASRFVTD; this comes from the coding sequence ATGGCCGGCGTCAAGGACGTCGCGCGCGTTGCGGGCGTATCGGTCGCGACCGTCTCGCGGGTGCTCAACGACAGCGCCCGGGTGACGGCGGAGACGCGCGCGCGGGTGCTGGCGGCCGTCGAGCAACTGGGGTACCGGCCCAACGCCGTCGCCCGCTCGCTGCGCACTGACACCACCCGGACGGTCGGGCTGGTCATCGGCGACATCCTCAACCCGTTCTTCACCGAGCTGGCCCGCGCGGTCGAGGACGAGGCGCGCGGCGCCGGGTACTCGGTGGTGATCGGCAACGCCGACGAGCGGCCCGAGCGCCAGGACCACTACGTCCGGACGCTGCTGGAGCAGCGGGTGGACGGCCTGCTGCTGTGCCCCACGGCCGAGGTCACGCCGCTGGTCCGCGACGTCGTCCGCGACGGCGGCCCGCTGGTGTTCCTCGACCGGACGCTCCCGGGCCTGGACGTCCCCGCCGTGCGGGCCGACGGGACGGCCGCGATCGGCGAGCTGGTCGGGCATCTGGTGCGGCTCGGGCGCCGCAGGATCGCGTTCGTGTCCGGTCCGGCGCTGCTGTCGACCGGCCGGGAGCGCACGGCGGCGTTCACCGCCGCCCTGCGCGCGCACGGCCTGCCCGTCCGGCCCGGCTACCTGCAGGCGGGCGACTTCCAGGCGGCCAGCGGCCGGGCGGGCGCCGCGCGGCTGCTCGACCTGCCCGAACCCCCCGAGGCGATCTTCGCGGGGGACAACCTGATGGCCCTGGGCGCGCTGGACGAGATCCGCGCGCGGGGCCTCGCCATCCCGGGGGACGTCGCGCTGGCGTCCTACGACGACGTCCCCTGGTTCGCCCATCTCGACCCGCCGGTCACCGCGATCGGCCAGCCGGTGCAGGAGCTCGGCCGCCGGGCGGTCCGCGCGCTGCTGGACCGGATCGACGGCCGCCCGGTGGAGCCGGTGGTGCTGGACGCGCGGCTGGTGGTGCGCCGCTCGTGCGGCGAGCCCGCGGTAGCGGGATCCGACGAGACCGCGCCGGCGCCCGTCAAGGTCGCCATCCGCGAGAACGCCTCGCGGTTCGTCACCGACTGA
- a CDS encoding aldo/keto reductase has protein sequence MPQLGFGVFQVPDDGAEQAVATALENGYRSIDTAAVYRNERGTGRALRASGVPRDELFVTTKLWNSDQGRDKTLRAFDASLERLGLDHVDLYLIHWPMPRRGTYLETWRALEELQRDGRARSIGVSNFTVETLRHVLDETDVVPVINQIELHPYLQQAGLRAFHAEHGVRTEAWSPLGQGQGLLNDPALAEIGRAHGRSPAQVALRWSLQLGNVVIPKSVTPSRIAENIDVFGFELTPDDMKRIGELDQGTRVGPDPATFDAGA, from the coding sequence ATGCCGCAGCTGGGCTTCGGAGTCTTCCAGGTGCCCGACGACGGCGCCGAGCAGGCCGTGGCGACCGCGCTGGAGAACGGCTACCGCAGCATCGACACGGCGGCCGTCTACCGCAACGAGCGCGGCACCGGACGGGCGCTGCGCGCGTCCGGCGTCCCGCGCGACGAGCTGTTCGTCACCACGAAGCTGTGGAACAGCGACCAGGGCCGCGACAAGACCCTGCGGGCGTTCGACGCGAGCCTCGAACGCCTCGGCCTTGACCACGTCGACCTGTATCTGATCCACTGGCCGATGCCGCGGCGCGGGACGTACCTGGAGACGTGGCGGGCGCTGGAGGAGCTGCAGCGTGACGGGCGCGCCCGCTCGATCGGCGTCTCGAACTTCACCGTCGAGACGCTGCGGCACGTCCTGGACGAGACCGACGTCGTCCCGGTGATCAACCAGATCGAGCTGCACCCGTACCTGCAGCAGGCGGGACTGCGCGCGTTCCACGCCGAGCACGGCGTGCGCACCGAGGCTTGGTCGCCGCTCGGCCAGGGGCAGGGCCTGCTGAACGACCCGGCGCTCGCCGAGATCGGCCGCGCGCACGGCCGCTCGCCCGCGCAGGTCGCGCTGCGCTGGAGCCTGCAGCTCGGCAACGTCGTCATCCCGAAGTCGGTGACGCCGTCCCGCATCGCCGAGAACATCGACGTGTTCGGCTTCGAACTGACCCCCGACGACATGAAGCGGATCGGCGAGCTCGATCAGGGCACCCGCGTCGGCCCCGACCCCGCCACCTTCGACGCCGGGGCCTGA